A region of Toxotes jaculatrix isolate fToxJac2 chromosome 23, fToxJac2.pri, whole genome shotgun sequence DNA encodes the following proteins:
- the LOC121177158 gene encoding serine protease 27-like produces MALQQVLCGVAVMIILSSKGCQSQIPACGQALKNTRIVGGQDAPPGSWPWQASITSDSQPFCGGSLINDQWVLTAAHCFPGDVQTATRVHLGRHNQSGPNINEVSLRLAEIVRHPAYDSRTLDNDICLLKLSAPVNFTDYIQPICLASANSTFHTGVNSWVTGWGRTQALFPDTLQEVDVPIVGNNECQCYYRDKYSITENMICAGLTAGGKDSCQGDSGGPLVNKYDFVWVQSGVVSFGFDCALPKYPGVYARVSEYQEWISNIAGRNKTGFVTFTSTGIDSDLNFTCPTTPPPTTTTAVTDGDSVFDGGEHVIHFTHFTSVCVLLLSLYVLVGDE; encoded by the exons ATGGCTCTCCAACAGGTTCTGTGTGGTGTAGCTGTGATGATCATTCTCTCATCCAAAG GTTGTCAGTCACAGATACCTG CGTGCGGCCAGGCTTTAAAAAACACCAGAATTGTTGGAGGTCAAGATGCGCCTCCGGGTAGTTGGCCCTGGCAGGCCAGTATCACCAGTGATTCGCAGCCCTTCTGTGGGGGGTCGCTGATCAACGACCAGTGGGTGCTGACAGCTGCTCACTGCTTTCCAGG GGATGTTCAGACCGCAACAAGGGTTCATCTCGGGCGTCACAACCAGTCAGGTCCAAACATCAATGAGGTGTCACTGAGACTCGCTGAGATCGTTCGCCACCCTGCTTACGACAGCAGGACCTTGGACAATGACATATGTCTTCTGAAGCTGTCGGCCCCTGTGAATTTTACCGACTACATACAGCCAATATGCTTGGCCTCGGCAAACAGCACTTTCCACACTGGGGTCAACAGCTGGGTCACTGGCTGGGGTAGAACTCAGG CCTTATTCCCCGACACCCTACAGGAGGTCGATGTACCAATAGTGGGAAACAATGAGTGCCAGTGCTACTACAGAGATAAATACTCCATCACAGAGAACATGATCTGTGCTGGGCTCACAGCTGGAGGGAAGGATTCATGTCAG GGAGACTCTGGGGGTCCACTGGTGAACAAATATGACTTTGTGTGGGTCCAGAGTGGAGTTGtgagttttggttttgactGCGCCTTACCTAAATATCCTGGAGTCTACGCTCGTGTGTCTGAGTACCAGGAATGGATTAGCAACATCGCTGGCAGGAACAAAACAGGCTTTGTTACCTTCACTTCCACAGGAATTGACAGCGACTTAAACTTCACCTGCCCAACAACCCCACCCCCGACTACCACCACCGCCGTCACTGATGGTGACAGTGTATTTGACGGTGGTGAGCATGTGATCCACTTCACTCACTTCACCTCAGTCtgtgttcttcttctctctctctacgtACTGGTTGGTGACGAATGA